The stretch of DNA AAACACGGAACGAAAACGTTAGATTGCAGCTGGACACACGATTTAAGTCTTTTTACTTTAAAGTAAAGACCATTTCGTATTTAAGTAAATTAATCCATTTTGAAGCGATCCATTTTGATCAAAAAATCAGACAAAACCATGAGCGATTTTCATTGATACTGGACAAAAACGTTGAAGGATCAGAAATAAGATTAATTGACTTGATTGAGGACAATAGTCAAGAAGAGTTATCGATGAATCAACTAGAAGACTACATAACAGATGAAAAGGTTTATAGTGCAGTGAGTTCATTAACGAATAAACAAAAGAGGATTTTGTATTTAATGTTTGTGAAAGATAAAAAAGAGAAAGAGATATCCTCGATTCTTGGAATATCACAACAGGCGGTGTCTAAGCAGAAAAAAGCAGCCATAAAGAAGATTCGAGAGAGGTTGGATATTAATGAGAAATAGTAGCCTAAAAATAGAAAACAGAGAAATTGTTTCAATTATCGAAAAGCTAGAACCTAAAATTAAAAAGTCGCTGCTGCAAGCAAGCTATGAGCATCGAGAAGATCTTGCGCAGGAAATTAAAGAAAAAATTATTATTAAATTAAAAAATGAGGAACTCGCGAAGATTCCAGGTCTTTTTGAATTTATTGAAAAGAATGTAAGATAGTTCGAATTGTAATTGATCCGGAAAGTAAAAAGGGGCTGTCCCAAAAGTCGGTGACTCCAACTTTTGAGGACAGCCCCACCTCTTTTATTTTAGGGACTTATTAGGCAGCCCCTTTCTGTTTGATGCGCTCATAGTCTGAAATTGGAAGGGTGCCGTGTGCTTACAAATCCTTTATCCCAGTGCATTCCTCGCAAAAATTGCTGTAGCATTCATGCTGTTCATCGATGTAAGAGCCGCACTTGGAGCATTGTTTCGCGGGAAGATTTTTGAAAAAATCCACAATATTTTGAACCACTTGTAGCGCCTCCCTTTTTGTTATATAACTGATATTTAATATATTCACATTGTATTATAACAGAAGAAGGGCGTCAACCGTTTTTTGAAAATTTATAAAAATTGATGAGTTGAAGTGAAGAATAATCGGGAATACAATGAAAACAGGAACTATATGAGAAAGGGGACTGGACATGAACGTCACAATTATCGGATGCTGGGGCAGCTACCCTAAGGTCAATGAAGCAAGCTCGGGTTATTTATTTGAAGAAGATGAATTTCAATTGCTGGTGGATTGCGGCAGCGGGGTATTATCGAAGTTGCAAAATCACACAAAACCAGAACGGTTGAACGCTGTGCTGCTTTCTCATTATCATGCGGATCATATAGCCGATATCGGCGTGCTTCAGCATGCTCTGCTTGCTCATAAATATTTATGCAAAGAGGAGCGGCTTCTTCCGATTTATGGCCATAAAGAAGACGCTGGCTTTTCTGCACTTACATACAAAGACTTAACGGAAGGAAGAGCATACCAGCCCGATGACCAATTGAACATTGGTCCATTCACTGTTCAATTTTTACGGACGGCTCACTCTGTGCCGTGTTTTGCTATGAGGATTTCTTCTAAAGGGCACTCGGTTGTCTATACAGCGGATTCCGCTTACCGGGAGGAATTGATTCCATTTGCTAAAGGATGCGATGTTCTGCTGTGTGAGAGCAGCTTCTACAGCGGAATGGATGCAAAGAAGGCCGGGCATATGACGAGCACTGAAGCGGGCCGGCTGGCGCAGCGGGCTGGGGCGCGGACACTCGTGCTAACGCATTTGCCGCATTTTGGCGAGCTTTGGAAGTTAAAAGATGAGGCGGAAACAGAATTTCATGGTACAGTATTAATGGCGAAGCAAGATTTAGAAATCGGATTATAATGGAGGGTCATTATGCTTTTCATCGACAACAAGGGGATTACTGATCCGCGCATCAATCTAGCTATTGAAGAATATGCGGTGAAATACTTAGATATTAACGAAACGTATTTGCTTTTTTACGTGAATGAACCGTCCATTATTATTGGAAAGAATCAGAACACTATAGAAGAAGTCAATATCGACTACGTGGAGAAAGAAGGCATTCATATTGTCCGCCGTCTGTCAGGAGGCGGAGCCGTTTATCATGATTTAGGCAACTTGAACTTCAGCTTTATTACAAAGGATGACGGCGACAGCTTTCATAATTTTCGGAAGTTCACAGAACCGGTGATCACCGCCTTGCATCAGCTGGGCGTACAAGCAGAGCTCAGCGGAAGGAATGATATTCTGGCCAATGGATATAAAATTTCCGGAAATGCCCAGTTCTCCACGAAAGGCCGGATGTTCAGCCATGGAACTCTGCTGTTTGATACCAATATGGACGACGTCGTTTCGGCTTTAAAGGTAAGAAAAGACAAAATTGAATCAAAGGGCATTAAATCAATTCGCAGCCGGGTTGCTAATATTAAAGATTTAATAACGGGTGATATGACAGTTGAGGAGTTTCGCGAGTTTCTGCTGCATGCGATATTTAAAGGAGAGGAATCGGTTCCTGAGTACAGGCTGAATGAGGGGGATTGGAATAACATTCAGGACATTTCCCGGTCGAGATACAGCAATTGGGATTGGAACTTTGGAAAATCTCCTGCTTTTAATATTCAGCGTTCGCATCGTTTTCCCGCCGGCCTCATTGATATTCGTCTGGATATCAAAAAAGGCCGAATACACCATTGCAAAATTTATGGGGATTTCTTCGGAGCGGGAGATGTGGAAGAAGTGGAAAGGAAGCTGACGGGTATCCGATATGAAAGGAGCGACATTGTTCAGGCTCTGCAGTCAGTGGACGTTGCTCACTATTTTGGCGCCATTACCCAGCAGCAATTTGCGGAGCTTTTGTATTAATGATTAGAAAGAAGCGGTTGACTGAAGAAGCAAAACAGTCAACCGCTTCTTTTTGTTTGGAATAAAACGGCTAGCTATCCAGTTTGTATTTTCTGTTCTAATTTCTTTTAATGGGCATTACATATAGTAAGGGGGAAGGAGTGAGACAAGTGAGGAAAAAATGGACTTTGTATGCCGTTTTGGGCTATTTACTTTTTGCAGGCGGCATATATTATTATTTATATGGGATGGGAACCGAGCCGCTTCCTTCTATTTATAAAGGGACAAGTGCTGATCCAGCAGGATTTTTAAGCGGTGAGGAGCAGGAGCTAAGTGCGGAATACTCCAAGGTTCGGAATCTGCTGTATTTTTTGAGTGCGCCGCTGGAATGGCTGATGTATTTGTTTATTGTGTTATTTGGATTATCTAGATGGTTTGAAAAATGGGCAGTGCAGACCGCACGTTTTTCATTTATCCAAACGGCTGCCTATGTATTTTATTTGGCGCTGTTTACAGCGGTCCTCACATTTCCCATTCAATATATTGGCTTTCATTTCTCTAAAGCTTATGGGATCTCCGCTCAAACTTTTGCCCAATGGATGAGGGACGAACTCATCGACTTTTGGATCGGTTACGGCATTATGACGATTCTCATTTTTGTTTTGTACGGACTGATGAGAAAGTTTAAGAAAAAATGGTGGCTGGCTGCATGGGGATTATTTGTTCCGTATACAGTCTTTATGATGTATGTACAGCCTGTCATTATTGATCCGATTTACAATGATTTCTATCCGCTGAAGGATAAAGAATTGGAGGAGGAAATCCTCTCTCTTGCTGAAAAAGCTGATATTCCGTCCAGTCATGTATTTGAAGTGAATATGTCTGACAAAACCCGCGCATTGAATGCTTACGTCACCGGAATTGGAAGCAATGCCCGAATCGTATTATGGGATACGATGCTAAGTAAGCTATCGAAGGATGAAATATTGTTTGTAATGGCTCATGAAATGGCGCATTATGTAAAGAAACATATTTACGTGGGCATGATCTTCTATCTGCTTCTCGCCTTTTTTGGATTTTGGCTGACGGCTGTATTGACGGAGAGGTTTATTGGAAAATACGGGCGGGAGCTGAAGATGACAAAGCGGTCTCAATTGCGGACGCTGCCTTTGCTGTTAATGTTCATCTCTCTAATAGGTTTTGCATCCAGTCCTTTATCTAATATGGTATCGAGATTTGAAGAGAAGCAGTCGGATGCTTATGCGATTGAGATGACGGGGGATAAAGAAGCGGCCATCAGCGCTTTTCAAAAGCTGGCGAAAGAAGGGCTGTCAGAGGTGAAGCCCCCGCTGCTCGTAAAAATCTTCCGTTACAGCCATCCTTCCATGGCGGAAAGATTATACACGATTGAGACCTATCCATTGGATGAAAGCAAAAAAGAAGAGAAAGATGGGAAAAGCACTTAAAAAAAGCCCAACGGCCCCTTAAGCGCCGGTTCTTTCGGTACGAGGAAGGAACCGGGCATTTAAGGGCAGTCAGCTCCAAGCCCTTAAGGCAACGAAGAGGAGTGAAAGAGGAGGTTTCCGGTAAAGAAGGAAGTCAGGATTTAAAAGATTGTTCTAATTGAATTAATTGATTGGATAATTGAATAAAGGCAGAGCGATCGTTTTGATCAAGAGACTGATCAATGGCCGCCATTAATCTTTGTTTTTCTTGCTTAAAAAGAATCTCGTTCAGCAATTCGTCGATGTAGACAAGGGCGGCGCTCCTCTCTTGCTCATGCGGCATCGGCGACTTCATCATCTCAGCGAAATAATTGTTGTTTTCCATTTCTCATCACCTCTGATACCTTTTTCTTATTATATGCGATTTGTAAAGAATAATCAACAAAAAATTAATAATTTTCTGTTAATTATTCTTCGAAAATAAATTTGAGATAGCCCCCTGCTGTTTTTATGAGCCTTTATCAGAATGAGCGGGCTATTGCTGCTGGAATCGTCCGTATAAATAATATTTCATTAATTGCTCTACTCCGTTTCTCAGCCGGGGATTAAAATAATTATGCTGCTCTTCATAGCCCTTGTATAAAAACAGATACATAGTAAATGATTCATCCGATTGGAGTTTTTGGACGCGAATCTGCTGCCTTTGCATAGATCTGCGAGCGGCGGTTAAATCGCGCTGGACGGCGTTCATCGTTTCGCTGATCCACTCTAAGTAGGGGCTCTTTAATTTAAAGGAGCTGTTCTCAATCAGCTGCTTATCTCTATTCAATACGGTCAGTACCATCGGCAAATAGATCGTCTTTTCAATCAAGTCGCGTTCCTGCTCCGGTATTCTCGTCATTGAACTCTCCTCCTATAAAGAGAACATATGTTCTTATTTTAAAGAAACTTAACAGAAATTGCAAGGGGATTTTTCTTTAGCATGGACGAAATGGATGCGTATTATTAACGATTCAGGCCATTATCTGTGGTAGAATAGGGAGAGTGATATTGAGCTTTTATAAGGGGTAATTGACGTTATGGACCTTCAAACAATCCGCGAATGGTTTACATTAGAAAATGTACAAGATTTAATCGAACGCTATCAATCATTTGGACCGATCCCCGGATTTCTATTGCCGATGCTAGAAGCGTTTTTGCCGTTTTTGCCGCTCTTTGCCTTTGTATTAGCAAATGTGAATGCGTTTGGCTTATGGTTTGGCTTCTTGCTGTCATGGGGAGGAGCTGTGACCGGCGCTTTTCTAGTTTTTCTTTTGGTGAGGAATTTTGGGCAGCGGCGGCTGCTTCATTTTCTGCAACGGCATAAGCAGGTTCAGAAGTTAATGGACTGGGTCGACCGCCACGGATTTGGTCCGGTTTTTTTGCTGCTGTGTTTTCCTTTTACCCCTTCTGCAATTGTCAATATTGTGGCAGGATTATCGAATATAAGCATCACTCAATACTTGCTGGCTGTTATGACCGGTAAAGTGGTTATGATCTTTACCATCAGCTTTATCGGCTATGATGTCACCGCTCTAATTAAAGAACCGGTGAGAACGGCGGTCGTGGCAGGAGTGATCTTTATTTTATGGTTTGTCGGGAAACAGATGGAAGCTCGGTTAAATAAACAAGAAACAAAAGAAAGAGGGCATTGAGGGCTGATTGGAAATCAGCTCTTTTTTTTATCCGGCCTTCAGGATGAAGCGGCAAGCCAAAAGTCTAAGCGGGAGAATTACGGCATCCGCATGCCTGCATGATGCAGATGGCAGCCTGTGTTCTTTTTTTCAGCAACGGGAAATGAAAGAACCCCCGCTGTTTGAAGGCTGGCTTTATTGGCAGGGCAGGCGGCAGCAAGCGGTCATCGGTCATTTTCTCTTTTGGATGACAGAACGTATGATCTGTATTATAGTGGGAATATAAGTTGAATCAGCTGTTTCGTTATACTAGTCTTCATGGAGGGAAAACGCATGTCTATTCGCTTTATACTCGGCCGGGCAGGCACCGGAAAAACCAATTATATTTTTCAAGAGATCAAACAATCCGTAAAAGAAAATCCAGCGGAGCAAACGCCTATTATTTATTTAGTGCCGGAGCAGATGACCTATTTATCTGAATATCATTTAGCGGCCGATCCCGAGCTTGGCGGGATGATTCGCGCTCAAGTATACAGCTTCACCCGGCTGGCATGGCGCGTACTGCAAGAAAGCGGAGGCATCAGCAGACAGCATATTACCGCTTCCGGACTAAATATGCTGATACGGAAAATCATTGAAGATAAAAAGGATGAATTGAAAATCTTCGCCAAAGCGGCCGATAAGAATGGATTCATCAGTCAAGTGGAAGAAATGCTGACGGAATTTAAACGGTATTGTGTAACGCCGCAAGAGCTTGCGGAGAAGAAGGAAGAGATGATAAGCGGCGGGAGCTCCAGCGCATTGGCTGATAAGCTGGAGGATCTTCAAGCAATCTACAGCGATTTTGAAGAGGCGCTGATCGGCAAATATGTAGACTCGGAAGATTATTTGCGGCTGTTAGCGGAAGCGGCGGCTTCCTCCGCTTATATCCAGCAGGCAGATGTGTATATTGACGGCTTCCACAGCTTTACTCCCCAAGAATATGAGGTGATTCTTCAGCTCATGAAGCATGCCAAACGCGTGACGGTGGCATTAACGGCGGATACTTCTTTTCGAGCGGGACCTCCTGAAGAAACCCATTTATTTCGCATGACGGGTGAAACGTATTCGATTATTTATGAACTGGCGAAGAACAGCGGCGTTGCTGTTGAAGAGGATCTCTTGCTGACCTTGCCCCGGCGATACAGTGAGCAAGGGCTTATTCATTTAGAGAGAACTTTCGAATATCGTCCGCAAGCAGTCTATGAAAAGCCGGCGCCTGTCCTCATTATGCAGGCAGCAAACCGGCGGGCAGAGATTGAAGGAGTGGCCAGAGAAATTAGAAGACTGGCCCGTGAAAAAGGACGCCGCTATAAGCAAATGGCTGTTTTAGTAAGGAACGGGCAAGATTATCAGCAGGTGATTGAAACGGTTTTTCATGATTATGAGATCCCTTTTTATATAGACCGGAAATATTCGATGTTAGATCATCCGCTGATTGAGCTTATCCGTTCCACGCTTGAGATCATTGGCAGCCGATGGCGCTATGAGCCGGTGTTCCGCGCGGTAAAAACAGACCTGCTATTTCCTTTAAAGGAGAATTGGGAGCGGCTTCGTGAAAAAATGGACCGCTTAGAGAACTATGTGCTGGCCTTCGGTGTGAAAGGAGACCGCTGGACGAACGGCGAACAGTGGAGCTATCGACGGTATCGCGGGTTGGAGCAAGTCAATAATGTTCAAACAGATGAAGAGCGAAAAATTGAAACAGAATTAAATGAGATGAAACGGCTCATTACAGAACCGGTTCTCCGCTTAGCGCGCCGGCTGAAAAAAGCGAAAGTGAGCAAAGACTTTTGTGAAGCGCTCTATTATTATTTGGAGGAGCTGGAAATTCCGACTAAGCTTGAAAAACTTAGCCGGGAGGCGGAGGAGCGAGGAGATTTACTAACAGCGCGAGAGCATAATCAGGCGTGGAACGCAGTGATGGAGCTGCTTGATCAATACGTGGAAGTGCTGGGTGATGAATCCATGACGGTGAAGAAATTCACAACGATCATGGATGCTGGGTTAGAAGCGATGAGGTTTGCGACAGTGCCTCCAGCTGTGGATCAAGTGGTTGTTGCCCAGCTTGAACTATCGCGGCTTGCCGATGTGGAGGCAGCCTTTGTTATCGGCATTAATGACGGGGTTTTGCCGGCAAAAATGACAGACGAAGGCATGCTGGCTGATGAGGATCGTCAGCGGCTTCTCGACAGCGGAATGAAGCTGGCGCCAAACAGCAAAACGAGATTGCTTGATGAGGAATTTATCGCTTATAAAGCTTTTACAACACCATCGAGCCGTCTGTATATTTCTTATCCGCTGGCTGATGAGGAAGGCAAGGCGCTGTATCCTTCCCTTTTTATTAAACGGCTGAAGGAGATGTTCCCCTCCGCAGAAGAACGATGGCTGGTGAATGATCCATCTGAATTAGGAGAGGATGAGGCGCTGCAGTACGTATGTCATCCTAGTGCCACCCTGTCTTATTTAACGGCTCAGCTGCAGCTTAAGAAGCTTCAGTATCCTATATATGATTTTTGGTGGGATGTTTATAACTTTTATATCCATACACCGGGAGAGAAAGAAAGGGCCTCTATGGTGCTGTCCAGCTTGTTTTATAAGAATGAAGCCACTCCTTTGGATGACAAAGTCAGCAGGGAGCTTTACGGAGAAGAGGTGATTGCCAGTGTATCGAGAATGGAAATGTTTAATAGCTGCCCGTTTTCTCACTTCGCCACTCACGGTCTCAAATTAAGAGAGCGTGACATTTATCGCCTGCAGGCGCCGGCGATTGGGGATCTCTTTCATGGAGCGCTGAAATGGATTGCTGAAGAAATAGAAAAACGCGGATTGAATTGGGCAAATCTAACCCAAAAACAATGCTGGCATTTTGCAAAAGAAGCGGTCGCTCATTTAGCACCCAAACTGCAAAATCAAATTTTATTAAGCTCGAACCGCTATCTTTATATCAGCCGCAAGCTGGAACAAATTATTGGAAGAGCCTCCTATGTCTTAAGCGGGCAAGCTCGGGCAAGCGGGTTTTCCCCCGTAGGCATTGAGCTTGGCTTTGGTCCGCGAGCTGAACTGCCGCCGTTAACTTTTACGCTGAAGAACGGAACAAAAATGGCTCTGGCAGGAAGGATTGACCGCGTGGATAAAGCAGCTGGAGAAAACGAAGTGTATTTGCGCGTCATCGACTATAAATCCAGCGGTCATGAACTGGATTTGACTGAAATGTATTATGGCCTCGCTTTGCAGATGCTAACTTATTTAGACATTATCTTAACGTACTCACCGCAGATTGTCGGCGAAAAGGCTCATCCGGCAGGGGTGCTGTATTTTCATGTTCATAATCCGATGATTAACAGCAAAAAAGCCATGACGATTGAGCAAATTGAGGAAGAAATTTTCAAAAGCTTTAAAATGAAGGGGCTTGTTCTGGGAGAAGAAGAAGTGGTCCGCTTAATGGATACCACCCTTGAAACAGGCAGCTCTAAAATCATTTCTGCCGGAATTAATAAAAAGGATGGCAAGCTGGCCAAAAATTCAAAAGTAGCAAACAGGCAGCAGTTTGAATATATGCGCCGTCATGTCCGCCAGCTGTATCAGCAATCGGGGGATGAAATCGTCTCAGGGAAGGTGGATATTGTTCCTTATCAATACAAGAAGCGCACTCCTTGTGATTTTTGTTCCTACCGGTCTGTTTGTCAGTTTGACGAAACGCTCGAGGAGAATCATTACCGGCTGATTGTCCCGGAGAAAGAGGCGGAGATTTTTAAGAAATTAAGCGAGGAGGGAACGGAGCATGAGTAATCTAGTTATTCCTGAAAAGCCTGAAGGGGTGACTTGGACAGATGATCAATGGAAGGCGATTATGGCCAGCGGGCGTGACATTCTGGTCGCAGCAGCGGCAGGATCCGGCAAGACGGCGGTTCTCGTCGAAAGAATTATTCAGAAAGTATTAAATGAAGATGAGCCGGTTGATATTGATGAATTGCTTGTCGTGACTTTTACCAATGCAGCGGCAGCTGAGATGCGGCAAAGAATAGGCAGCGCCTTGGAGAAAGCGGTGGAGCAGCAGCCTGTATCGAAGCATTTGCGCCGGCAATTAAGCCTATTAAATAGAGCCTCTATTTCTACGCTTCATTCTTTTTGTCTGGAAGTGATCCGCAAATATTATTACTTAATTGATATTGACCCATCGTTTCGGATTGCCGATGAAGCAGAGGCCGCTTTGCTTCGGGATGAAGCCATCGAGGAGCTGTTTGAAGAAGAATACGGGAAGGAAGAAAATGAAGAATTTTACCGGCTGGTTGATACCTTTTCTAATGACCGCAGCGACGCTGAATTGCAGACAATCGTTGGCCGGTTATATGATTTTGCCAAATCGCATCCCCATCCGGAAGAATGGCTCAAAAATTTGCCGCAAATGTATGATGTGGATGAAGAAACAACAGACATCGACAGCTTGCCGTTTATGGAAGACCTGAAATTGGATCTGGATCTTCAGCTTGAAGGAGCAGAGGCCATTCTCCGCGAACTGCTGGAGATGACTGCATGGCCTGGTGGGCCTTCTCCAAGAGCGGAAAATTTTCAAGAAGATTTGCAGATCGTTCACAAGCTGCGCGCGTCGGTCTCTTCTTGGCAAACGCTATATAATGAAATGCAGAAGGTAAAGTTTTCCCGGCTGAAATCCTGTAAAGGCGAGGAATATTTGCCGGATCTTGTACAAAAGTCCAAAGAAATGCGAGAACAAATGAAGAAAACCGTCGATTCCATAAAGGAAGATTATTTTTCCCGCAAGCCGGAAAGCTATTTGCGCGATATGAGAAACATGAAAGGCGTGGTGGCTGCTCTTGCCGAGCTTGTGCAAAAGTTTTCTGTAAAATATCAATCACTCAAAAGAGAAAAAGGGCTTGTTGATTTTGGAGATCTCGAGCATTTTGCGCTGGAGATTCTGCAGGAAACGAGCGGTGAAGGGGATTCTTCGCTCAAGCCGTCTGAAGCGGCAATATCCTATCAGCGGCAGTTTAAAGAGGTGCTTCTTGATGAGTATCAAGACGTCAACCTTGTTCAAGAATCCATTATTCAATTAATTACGTCAGGCGGAGAAGCTGCAGGCAATTTGTTTATGGTAGGCGACGTGAAACAAAGCATTGTGCGCCCATAAGGGGATTGTATATTTCACCATTAGGCGGTGAATGAACGACAGAAACCGTTCATATATCAGCCGACTAATCTTGGAGGGAAACCAAAGAGGGAGTGCAGCATGTCGGTTAAAGTCACAAGTCAGCCTAAACGGAGGGCTGCGACTGAGTGGCGAGATATAAAAGAATCGTAAGAGGAAGAAGGCTAGACTGCTTGAAGAACAATCCGAGTGGGAGAATGTTTGCCTTTCAGGAAACCGTTTGATACCTGAAATCCATTCTGTTCATCGTATGAAATGCTTGCGATGAACAGGAGGGCGTGCCGCGCATTGGTACACCTGCCCGGTTTCTGAATTGACAGAATGGACACGTCTCCAGATGGAGGAAAAGGATGAATGTTCCTTCCGGCAACGATTCGCAGCCTGTATACAATGGCCTAAATGGGGATTGCCTAAGTTGGAATGCTGTGGAGGCTATGTGCAAAGGCACTGAATATCCAATAGGGCAACGGAGCTCCCGTAGTAGTCGGAGATAGGGAAAGCCTGTTACATGGCGAAGGGGAGCAGCTTACATCGTATAAACAATGAAGAAAGGAGCGAAAGGCTCTATGCAAAGTTCGGAAATTGTTTTATACAATCTATCGAAACAAGCGCATAAAGAAAATTATCAGTATGACCGGTTATATCGGCATTTTTATAATAAAGATTTTTATATAAAAGCTTTTTCTAAGATAGGCAAGCATAAAGAAAGCACAGCCAGCAAAATAGAGGGTAAAACAGATGATTTCGGTGAAGGAAACATTCAAGCAATCATTCAAACGTTCAAAGATGAAAGCTATCGTCCTGCTCCAGCCCCGCTAGCTCATATCCCAATGAAAAAGAGCAAGGCGCGGCCCTCAGGAATACCGGGATGGGCAGATGATGCGGTTCAGGAAATAGGCAGGATGCTGCTCCAAGCTATTTATGAGCCGGTATTTTCGGATGACTCACATGGTTTTCGTGATAAAAGGAATTGCCATACAGCTTTGGAGCAAGTGAAGCATACGTTTTCCGAATCTAATTGGCTCATGAAAGGCGAAATACAATCATTCTTTGACCAGATTGATCATCAAGTGCTCATTAGCATTTTAAGAAAACGGATTAAAGATGAGAAATTTATCCGGCTGATATGGAAATTCTTAAAAGCTGGTTATCTGGAGAATTGGCGCTTTCATCGCACATATAGCGGCACACCGCAAGGCGGGATTCTCAGCCCGGTTTTAGCAAATATATATTTGCATGAGCTGGATGAATATATCACGAATGAGGTAAAGCCCTTGCTTCATTCCGCTCAAATCGGTCATGGGCGCCACAAGCGCCTGCATGAGTCCATTGCCAAGCCAGAGGATGATGAATCTGAAAACCAAAGCCAAAAAAGCTTGAAATATGTCCGGTACGCAGACAGCTTCCTAATAGGAATAAGCGGCAACAAAGAAGATTGCAGAAAGATTCAGCGACTGATCCTAGCCTTCTTAAAGAATCAGCTGCAGCTTGAAATGCCGGCAGAGAGCGCGTTCATTACACACCGCACTAAGCCAGTGAGATTTTTGAGCTATGATATTACAATCAGCCGGGATCGGCATGCGCAAGGAGAGAAAGGCGGCGCAGTCAAGCGAAAGAGCGGTTATGTGCAGCTGCGAATTCCTAAAGGAACGATTGAA from Bacillus xiapuensis encodes:
- a CDS encoding reverse transcriptase/maturase family protein → MKKGAKGSMQSSEIVLYNLSKQAHKENYQYDRLYRHFYNKDFYIKAFSKIGKHKESTASKIEGKTDDFGEGNIQAIIQTFKDESYRPAPAPLAHIPMKKSKARPSGIPGWADDAVQEIGRMLLQAIYEPVFSDDSHGFRDKRNCHTALEQVKHTFSESNWLMKGEIQSFFDQIDHQVLISILRKRIKDEKFIRLIWKFLKAGYLENWRFHRTYSGTPQGGILSPVLANIYLHELDEYITNEVKPLLHSAQIGHGRHKRLHESIAKPEDDESENQSQKSLKYVRYADSFLIGISGNKEDCRKIQRLILAFLKNQLQLEMPAESAFITHRTKPVRFLSYDITISRDRHAQGEKGGAVKRKSGYVQLRIPKGTIEKFIVERKMVRDINAKQWDILHRPSLMGLSDAAIIETYNAELRGIYNYYSLAENVSPKMWSLRHVMEYSCLKTLAGKYKSSVAKMKVKYKQGKHWGVKYSSQQGEKAVCFYKDGFRKKTARRGPKIDVKPNLYPYRGKRSN